From the Triticum urartu cultivar G1812 chromosome 4, Tu2.1, whole genome shotgun sequence genome, the window ctcttccgtttccctccgatgccatcctagatctcgggacgagatcctctcatagtggtggagtgttgtagcaccccgagaccgatgcgccaggtgtcttttagttattcgctgttgttgccgtgtcattcgcttgcgtgttgcatatttccatgtcatcatgtgcattgcatcatcaaattttcaaaacttgcatccgtccgggttcccccagttccgtccgttgtccgttctgaacccagacacacttgcacgcgcccgcggcacctctaaaatattattttataagtggccagaaaatgttctcggaatgggatgagagttggcctGTGGTGTTGTTAGGTTGTAGGTAGGCCGTCttccaagtttcatcgcattcggagtttgtttgacgccccaacggttaactatagcggcaatatagtcggtctaacgtcggacattttcggtctctggaaaattgttgccgggctttccctcttTTTCCTCCCTAAAccgtctacacagtccactacctaccgccaggccgaacctaacctctctcgtcagcccgcggccctcttTTTCCTCCCTAAAccgtctacacagtccactacctaccgccaggccgaacctaacctctctcgtcagcccgtggccctcctcgcgcgcgcgtccgaaagcggtcccggacccgacccgggttGTCGTTACCGATGAATCCGGATCTgccccaaacatccctaaatcATCATCGGTTTCTcttttggactccctagctattttattcgcgatcgtCCGATTGTGATCGGAGGGACGAGTTAGCCCCTAACCTAAATTCATTTGATATAAATATCAGTCTAACCCTAGATCCTAGGGGTTTGTCCCATCCATCAAATcacctcacccgccgccgccactctcttCCTTGGGATCGCTCCTGATCCAAAAATCCACCGGGCCAACCACCTCCTCCCCTCGATCCCCTCCTGATCCATTCCACCAACCAGCGCCCGAGCCCGAGCTCCTTCGATTGGAGCCACCAGAAGATCCCTGGTGCCCCGACCGAGAGCGAGCTTCTCCCGTTTGCTCCTCTCTCCATGGCGCCGTCGCCGCCGGCGAACTCAGTCGCCCCttcccctcttcttctcctctttcccTCCTCCCTCTGGTTCACTCCCTCGCTTCTCATGCCTCCCCCTCGCTGTTCCAGGAGGAAACCAGGAGCCGCCATGGTTGGCCGCAGCTCCCTCGTCGCCGGGAACGAGTCCCTCCGCCCCAGCTCCTCCCGAGACCAGCCACTGCCAGCTTCCTCCATCCCGTCCTAGCACTGGACCTAGAGCCCCGACGCCCCGCCTCTCTGCCTTGAGCAGAGGAGGAGGACGCCCGCGTCTCGCCGCCCGAGCACCACTGCCTGCCCTCGTTCCTGATGCCAGCAGCTCCCCTCGCGCCTCTCGGACCTCGCCGGAGTGCCATTTTTCGTCGAGCTCGACCCCTCCGCCGCCGTGCAAACTCACCGCTTCGCCGTTCCCATCGAACGCCATCGCCTGAGCCTCCCAGCGCCCACCTGCCATGGCCAACCTCTCCTTCAAGTCGCGTCCTGCGCCCTCGGCTTCCACACGCATGGATCCCCTATCCCCGACGCCCTGCTGCCGTGAGGAAACCATGGCCGTCGTGCCCTCCTCCTCCCTTCGTTTCCCTTCTCGTTTTCCCTCTCACCCCCCTCTGCTCTGCCTCGTCAGGAACGAGTAGCCGTGGAGGTTTACTGGCGCTCGAGGATGCAAGCCGCCGCCGTTTGCCTTGTCTCCGGCCTACCTCCTTGTTCGGATCCGGCCGATCTCTCTGCGCCCTGCTACCTCCTCTGCATCGTGCCTGCATCCTGCATCACCAGCCGCCGCCCCCTGCTTCCTCTCGCCAGTGACGACAGCGCCAAGTCCCTCTTCACCCGCATTGACTTGTCCTCGATCACGCCTCTCCTAGCTGCGTGGGCTGCAGCCAGGCCAAGTTCGACCGCGGCCCAGCCAGCGCCCTACCGGCCCAGCCTCCCCTCTAGCCGCGCGTGCTTCTGGCCTATTGGACCCAATGTGAGCAGCGCACCAGTTTCATTCCACTGCTTGATTTTTTCCTTCACCATTTTTGCTTATAACCAATGAATTACCttgttttacagaaaacccctcaCACATCATACATATAATAACTTCTCAACCGTGCATCATATGTAGAAACTTTAAATATGTAGAATGCCTAGAATTTTGCCTACTTTCATAAAATCAagctttcatgcatgttaaaaatgtttaaacttTCTGTTTGCATTgttttgtcatattgccatgttaaaatgatttaattcataactaattaaccgtagctccaaatttaatgaactttatatgtaaatggggtagaaaaatgcctagtttaacatggtgcactattattgcatgtttaacaactctaaaattatgtttaggacagaacagtaccaaatgCATAATTTACATATGGGGATTCTCCGGACTTGTTGTtcgttgttccggcctcatttaaacttggcTAGTTaagtagttttattatgcttcaccccttgccatgctaaccaacatttatttttgttgagtacttaaacgggagagaactaaataattgttgtggtgtttcgtcaaaaTACAACTCGTTggatattgagctccacttaacttgtagttttcttgtgcatattgccatgccatgcctcattaaaacggacatgcatcatacttggttgtgcatcatgtcatgcttatgtgatggttgtttaccatgttgtttgcttctttccggtgttgcttctttgggttgtttccgataacatcgcgtttgtgaggattcgttcgacttcgtccgtttgtcttcttcatggactcgttcttcttccttgcgggatctcagacaagatgaccataccctcaaaatctcttctatctttgcttgttagttgttcgctctatcgctatgtcgcgctacctaccacttgtttatcatgcctcccatattgccatgtcaagcctctaacccaccatcctagcaaaccgttgtttggctaagttaccgctttgctcagcccctcttatagtgttgttggttgcaggtgaagttgaaggtTGTTcaatgttggaacatggatatgttatatcataatatctcttatttaattaatgcatctatatacttggtaaagggtggaaggctcggccttatgcctggtgttttgttccactcttgccgccctagtttccgtcataccggtattatgttccttaattttgcgttccttacgcggttgggtgttatgggaaccccttgacagtttgctttgaataaaactcctccagcaaggcccaaccttggttttacatttgcctaacaacctataaccttcccttgggttttcgcgagcccgagggtcatcttattttaccccccccccgagctagtgcttctctaagtgttggtccgaaccagagcaccgtgcgggaccgtcccttggcaacttaggttatgttggtacctgtatgcttagcttatccggtgtgccctgagaacgagatatgtgcagctcttatcgggatttgtcggcacatccgggcggtcttgctggtcttatttaaccattgttgaaatgtcttgtaaccgggattccgagtctgatcgggtcttcctgggagaaggaatattcttcgttgactgtgagagcttgtgatgggctaagttggaacacccctgcagggtttgaactttcgaaagccgtgcccgcggttatgggcagatgggaatttgttaatatccggttgtagagaacttgacacttaacttaattaaaatgaatcaaccgcgtgtgtagccatgatggtctcttttcgacggagtccgggaagaggtcacggtctcatgttatgcttgaacgtaaatagcttcaggatcacttcttgatcactattagcttctcgaccttgctttgcttctcttctcgctctcttttgcgtaagttagccaccatatgtgcTTAGTTctttgctgtagctccacctcactaccttttcctacctttaagcttaaatagtcttgatcgcgagggtgtgagattgctgagtcctcgtgactcacagatacttccaaacagttgcaggtgccgatgataccagtgcaggtgatgcaaccaagctcaagtgggagctcgatgaagatcatgttcgttgtattgtttcgtttcctgttgatcagtagtggagcccagttgggacgatcggggatctagcattagggatggtctttctttatttttgttccgtagtcggacctttattgtattctggatgatgtatgactatttatgtattgtgtgcagtggcgattgtaagccgactctttatccctttctaattcagtacatgggatgtgtaaagattacccctcttgcgacatgcctaccatgcggctatgcctctaagtcgtgccccgacacgtgggagatatagccgcattgtgggtgttacagtcCCAACCTTTACAACGGTAGTTTTGTGCTACATGGACATAAAAGGCGGAAATGTTGAGTGGGGGCCTTCACAACATTCACGGGGGCTATTAAATCAAACATTCAACAGAAGATCTCATATCCTTATAGGCGTTTAAATTCTATACATACTAGATGTCATCCATACCCTCTAGAACTAAGAGAACTACTCAGACATGGAGATAACAAGCATCATATGAATAGCGGGGACAAAATTGGACGATAAATTGGAGTAACACACTTAGGAATCCTCTAGTGTTTGGTATTACAACGAGATGGAGATGGCATGGCGATGAAAATGTGCTTCCCTGCTTGGGACATTGTTTCTGAAGTTGTGCTTTAGCTAGGGGAACAAGTGGAGGATGGTGGTGATCTTGTTGGCACTTGTGCGGTAACGACAATGGAGATGAGTGATGCGGGGGTTGCAAAAGGGTTGTGGTTGTTGGCCTTTCGGTGTGTGCACGGGGTCGTCGTGGTTTGTTTGTTATTGTGAAGTTGGATCCATGATGACAGGGTCAGAGTAGTGAGATGACTGGCGACAGATGGTATGGATTGATGATTCTTCGTGAAGCCAGCCTAGCATATTTCTCCTTTGTAGTTCACCTTCTGGACTGAAGTTGCCATGTGGGATCTTAGCGTGACTTTCTACACCTGTTGCGGTGAGGGGCTTCGTCGATGGTCGTGTGTGGTGAAGTTGGAATCGCTTTCTCAAGACGCAGTGATGACACGCGATGGCGTGCAACTTTGGTGATATTCCCTTCAACGCGGTTTGCGTGGTGTATCTGTTGTATGCCAGGTCGGCAGTGTGTGCCTTAGAGTTCGTCAAGTTCCACAACGTTTGCTATGTGCGTTTGTCTTGCTTTTCGAATTTGGCATCATTTCAAATCACAACAATTCTCTAGATTGGGCGCCGGAAAAATCTCGCGTCCATGCATCATCCATTTAATGCCTTAGATCATGAGCAATGCAATGCACTCAGGAGGGCGTGCTTAGTAAAAAAAAAATTCCTAAGCACCAAGGGCTTATCTCAAGTTGTGCCTAGTTAAGCATTTGTCACATATAAATAAGCATCGACGTTTAGGCAAAAATCAATTTATTTCTGTATAAGCATCTCTCTCGAAGAACTTAATTATACAAGTCCTTAAACGGCTCGCATTCGCTTGTGTTAATTCTTTTGCGCTAGTAGGGCATCTAAAACCGGTGCTTAGGCCAGGCAACATGATTCAATTTCTGGCTGTTCCCGTCCGATTGGAGGATCTTGGCTGGCGTGGAAAAGGAATCACGTCAGTGCTAGTCACTTCTCCGTTGAGTAAACAAACTCCCACACCGATGCATCGTCCTTAATTAATTATTTTTGTTGTCTAAGCGTCCAATCAGAGGCCCTTGCAAATTGCAATGTAGATGGCCCACTTCATGAGATCGTTTTTGTTAGgatttaaattaattttgttatTAGGGATAATCCTTCCTTGTGTAAACGGACGTCGGTTGCTACATGCACCCGTTCGACATtcccacgacccccacgatcgGACGCATCCGTTCGTGGCGACGGTTCCCTATGTATATAATCCTCATAGATCATCAATGAAAGTTACGGTTCGATCAAATCATTCTTCACACGTTATCAACACTTGTCTCTGCCCAGAGCACGCATAGGCAAATCACGCCGGCGACAGTCGCCGGAAAAAAGAGCCAGAAGGAAAGAAAGGAAAAGGTGAGAGGATGCCTCGTGGTCTCCTGTCCTTCTTCCCGCACCTTGTTCGTAGCGGCGGTAGACGCCGACAGGGCCGTCGCCGTCGCCATGGTGTTGGTGGACTTCGCCGCCACAACCGCCACGCCCGTGATCTGCGCCGGTTCGGAGGCCGCCGGAACGGTTTTCGTCGCCGTGGACCACGTCTTGGACATGGCGTCCGAGGTCGCGATGGTGCTGGGCCTTCTAATGCTCCGCCCGAACCGGCcatgccggcggcggcgccgctCCCGGCCTGGATTCTTGCCGGACCGGCCGCTCCAAACCTGTACGCGAACGATGTACTGGAGCCCGCGGACGACGCAGTGGACGTCGACGTTGAGCCGGAACTTGCGGCTCCTCCACCACCGCGTCCGTGCCCGGTGCATGGTTGGGGGCCATGGATGGTCCTGCAGGCTGCAGCCACCCCCGCCACAAGATTACGAGGTCCAGGAGGAGGCCGAACTTGCGCCGCCTGTGCCGCTCGCGGAGCCCGCGCAGCCGGACTCCCCGCGTCTTCCATCTCCGACGCCGGCGCACGAGGCGGCCGGCGCTGGGGCTTCTTCGTCGAGCGCTAGCCTCGGGCTGCGCCTCCCCGCGCGGGCTGCTGTGCTCGGGGACGTCTTCGTCAACTGGGCGAGCAGCTCCACTGGCCCATCGGCGCCCCGCCGCTGGGACATAGTGCCGCGGGCCGAGCTGCAACGCAGCCGCGCGGTGGTTCTCGGACTGGCCAACGGCCACTCCAATGCAGCCGCGCCCGGGACAGACCTTCCTGGTGGATCTTCTTCAGAGGAGGAGGTCGCACCGGGGGCTTCGAATTCGCGCCGGTGAGCCAGACGCCGGTGGCGGAGGTTGGTGGTAGTGGTGCAGACGGCCGCCGCTTAAGTTGGATTGGGGATGAGTTGTTGATGGGAACGAGAAATATCCCCTCGCCTCCCTTATCTACTCGTGCGTGCGTATGGGCTGTTGGAGCCAGCACACTAGCCACTAGCCCATGGCGTACAAGCAGCAGAGAAAAAAAAAGAATCATAAATGAAAATAAAAAGGTGGCTTAGCCACGCTAGTAGGCTATCCTGTCTTTAGCCTATTGCCATTATTTTTCGTTTTCTTTTCTGATTAGCTTCTAGCTTTTTCAGTTTTTGTACAGATGAGTTTGTTAGTATTTTCTAACATAGTACTATGTAATGTCTGCTTATGTAATGTCAACATCTTTATGGATGCAATCTTTAATTGCTACATGTTGATTGTGCTTGAAAATTATATGACTACTTTCAATTTTTGCGCATATTTTATGAATTGCACTTATGGCAATACATATAGCTTTGTTCACAACCGTGAGGTCTACACCATCTGGTGATTACCTTTAAAGTGTTTTAAGTAACACAAGGTTGTacaaaaggtgaagattgggattgccaagagtcagtccaagtacaagtgctaccgccttgatgacaaggacactctcttcttcgaggatcgtattgttgtgcccaaaggtgaacttcgtaaagtgatcatgaacgaggctcacaattctctcctctccatccaccctgggagcacgaagatgtatcaggacctcaagcaagcttattggtggactcgaatgaagcgcgagatcgctcaattcgtgaatgaatgtgatgtctgcagaagagtgaaggcagaacaccaaaggccagctggtctcctccaacctcttgccattccagaatggaagtttgaccacattgaaatggacttcgtgactgggtttccaaagtccaagcgtggcaatgatgctatattcgttgtcatcgacaagctcaccaaagtggctcattttctgcctatcaaagagtcgatcactgcagctcaattggcggaactctatacctctcgcattgtctctctgcacggtattcctcaagtgatctcttcagaccgtggcagcatctttacctcgaagttttgggattctttccagaaggccatgggcactaacatccgcttcagcactgctttccatcctcaaacaagcggtcaagttgagcgtgtcaaccagattct encodes:
- the LOC125553934 gene encoding uncharacterized protein LOC125553934, which codes for MHRARTRWWRSRKFRLNVDVHCVVRGLQYIVRVQVWSGRSGKNPGRERRRRRHGRFGRSIRRPSTIATSDAMSKTWSTATKTVPAASEPAQITGVAVVAAKSTNTMATATALSASTAATNKVREEGQETTRHPLTFSFLSFWLFFPATVAGVICLCVLWAETSVDNV